A part of Mycobacteriales bacterium genomic DNA contains:
- the hisB gene encoding imidazoleglycerol-phosphate dehydratase HisB gives MSRTALVERTTKESDVRVELDLDGTGQASSDTGVPFFDHMIAQLGKHGGFDLTVRTRGDLEVDAHHTVEDTSLAIGTALKQALGDKAGIRRFGDALVPLDECLVQAAVDLSGRPYVVHEEPQLVELIGSYDTTLTRHIWESLVATADIALHVRVLSGRNAHHVVEAQFKAVARALRDAVALDPRVGGIPSTKGSL, from the coding sequence ATGAGCAGGACCGCTCTGGTCGAACGCACGACGAAGGAGTCGGACGTGCGTGTCGAGCTCGACCTGGACGGCACCGGTCAGGCGTCCTCCGACACGGGGGTGCCCTTCTTCGACCACATGATCGCCCAGCTCGGCAAGCACGGTGGCTTCGACCTGACCGTGCGTACCCGCGGCGACCTCGAGGTCGACGCCCACCACACGGTCGAGGACACCAGCCTGGCGATCGGCACCGCCCTGAAGCAGGCGCTCGGCGACAAGGCCGGCATCCGCCGCTTCGGCGACGCGCTGGTGCCGTTGGACGAGTGCCTGGTGCAGGCCGCGGTCGACCTGTCCGGGCGGCCGTACGTCGTGCACGAGGAGCCGCAGCTGGTCGAGCTGATCGGGTCCTACGACACCACGCTGACCCGGCACATCTGGGAGTCCCTCGTCGCGACGGCAGACATCGCCCTGCATGTGCGGGTGTTGTCCGGCCGCAACGCCCACCATGTCGTCGAGGCGCAGTTCAAGGCGGTGGCCCGCGCGCTGCGGGACGCCGTCGCGCTCGACCCGCGCGTCGGCGGCATCCCCAGCACCAAGGGCAGTCTGTGA